In the Caenorhabditis elegans chromosome X genome, one interval contains:
- the dve-1 gene encoding Homeobox protein dve-1 (Confirmed by transcript evidence): MFPMRVIVETVRSQHCLTCSNEGHMITDTYAIVAGTTTLNQLVETVLAALGHSSMSTSARGLIQVNNWKPLPFDQITENLDDTVENLFKDISSHVVLKILSKPSTDSNSVQCISEVKNKLLKAAVNKNPNVLTNVDNQQVKDVINTIIAGDETLLNSEQIGAVNEWLDTLETNEDRRSPTQVQRFNTLYEIPRLDKWFKSDANPSKQKMNNYLSQLNQSPFRKNNSKISYQQICNWFTQKRSSSRTLAPVDLVQVSSAQTAAQLLPGFQLNLLQSLFGEQRQKFDFYDKLDETKIVGGSDSPSPADDEIHSNSDETIQDTLFSINIKPEPEIDSIASSPDMANSMRESLSSTSPKLLSGLDLGAFSTHSSSTNSMQNANSSVFSAARSRLMFDPLTELPVLEKWFEENPHPTWMQIDQYTQCLNNCAYRENYPHISQHNVKIWFKNRRAKCKRLLNGMQEKLEQKVFV; this comes from the exons ATGTTCCCAATGAGGGTAATCGTGGAAACAGTTCGCTCTCAACATTGCTTGACATGCTCAAACGAAGGACACATGATCACAGACACTTATGCAATTGTCGCAGGGACCACTACATTAAATCAACTCGTCGAAACTGTACTAGCAGCTCTTGGACATTCGAGCATGTCGACAAGTGCTCGAG gcCTCATACAAGTAAACAACTGGAAACCCTTGCCATTCGAtcaaattactgaaaatttagatgaCACTGTGGAAAACCTCTTCAAAGATATATCATCACATGTAGTGCTAAAAATATTGTCAAAACC atcTACGGATTCAAATTCTGTGCAATGTATAAGTGAGGTGAAGAATAAACTCCTGAAAGCTGCAGTAAACAAAAATCCCAATGTTTTAACAAATGTGGATAATCAGCAGGTTAAG GATGTCATCAACACAATCATTGCCGGAGATGAAACACTCTTGAATTCCGAACAAATTGGTGCAGTCAACGAATGGCTTGATACGCTGGAAACGAACGAGGATCGTAGAAG CCCAACACAAGTACAAAGATTCAACACTCTTTACGAAATTCCACGTCTTGATAAATGGTTCAAATCCGATGCAAATCCatctaaacaaaaaatgaacaattacTTAAGCCAGCTCAATCAGAGTCCGTTCAGAAAGAACAATTCCAAGATCAGCTATCAACAG ATTTGCAATTGGTTCACACAAAAACGCTCGAGTTCCCGTACCTTAGCTCCAGTAGACCTAGTGCAGGTCTCGTCAGCTCAGACAGCGGCGCAGCTGCTCCCGGGATTCCAACTCAACTTGCTCCAGTCCCTGTTTGGAGAAcaacgtcaaaaatttgatttttacgACAAACTGGATGAAACCAAGATTGTCGGCGGCTCCGACTCGCCATCTCCAGCCGATGATGAGATTCATAGCAATTCAGATGAAACTATTCAAGATACTTTGTTTTCCATCAATATTAAACCAGAACCGGAAATT GATTCAATTGCATCCTCCCCGGATATGGCAAACTCAATGCGCGAATCATTGTCCTCGACCTCCCCAAAGCTTCTCAGCGGGCTCGACCTCGGAGCATTCAGCACCCACTCATCATCCACCAACTCCATGCAAAACGCCAACTCATCAG TGTTTTCAGCGGCTCGCTCACGCCTGATGTTCGACCCACTCACCGAGCTACCCGTCCTCGAAAAATGGTTCGAAGAGAATCCTCACCCGACATGGATGCAAATCGATCAGTACACACAATGCTTGAACAACTGCGCTTATCGAGAGAATTATCCGCATATTAGTCAGCACAATGTGAAG ATCTGGTTCAAAAATCGACGTGCAAAATGCAAGCGATTGTTGAATGGAATGCAGGAAAAGCTTGAGCAGAAGGTTTTcgtataa
- the dve-1 gene encoding Homeobox protein dve-1 (Confirmed by transcript evidence), whose translation MFPMRVIVETVRSQHCLTCSNEGHMITDTYAIVAGTTTLNQLVETVLAALGHSSMSTSARGLIQVNNWKPLPFDQITENLDDTVENLFKDISSHVVLKILSKPSTDSNSVQCISEVKNKLLKAAVNKNPNVLTNVDNQQVKDVINTIIAGDETLLNSEQIGAVNEWLDTLETNEDRRSPTQVQRFNTLYEIPRLDKWFKSDANPSKQKMNNYLSQLNQSPFRKNNSKISYQQICNWFTQKRSSSRTLAPVDLVQVSSAQTAAQLLPGFQLNLLQSLFGEQRQKFDFYDKLDETKIVGGSDSPSPADDEIHSNSDETIQDTLFSINIKPEPEIDSIASSPDMANSMRESLSSTSPKLLSGLDLGAFSTHSSSTNSMQNANSSAARSRLMFDPLTELPVLEKWFEENPHPTWMQIDQYTQCLNNCAYRENYPHISQHNVKIWFKNRRAKCKRLLNGMQEKLEQKVFV comes from the exons ATGTTCCCAATGAGGGTAATCGTGGAAACAGTTCGCTCTCAACATTGCTTGACATGCTCAAACGAAGGACACATGATCACAGACACTTATGCAATTGTCGCAGGGACCACTACATTAAATCAACTCGTCGAAACTGTACTAGCAGCTCTTGGACATTCGAGCATGTCGACAAGTGCTCGAG gcCTCATACAAGTAAACAACTGGAAACCCTTGCCATTCGAtcaaattactgaaaatttagatgaCACTGTGGAAAACCTCTTCAAAGATATATCATCACATGTAGTGCTAAAAATATTGTCAAAACC atcTACGGATTCAAATTCTGTGCAATGTATAAGTGAGGTGAAGAATAAACTCCTGAAAGCTGCAGTAAACAAAAATCCCAATGTTTTAACAAATGTGGATAATCAGCAGGTTAAG GATGTCATCAACACAATCATTGCCGGAGATGAAACACTCTTGAATTCCGAACAAATTGGTGCAGTCAACGAATGGCTTGATACGCTGGAAACGAACGAGGATCGTAGAAG CCCAACACAAGTACAAAGATTCAACACTCTTTACGAAATTCCACGTCTTGATAAATGGTTCAAATCCGATGCAAATCCatctaaacaaaaaatgaacaattacTTAAGCCAGCTCAATCAGAGTCCGTTCAGAAAGAACAATTCCAAGATCAGCTATCAACAG ATTTGCAATTGGTTCACACAAAAACGCTCGAGTTCCCGTACCTTAGCTCCAGTAGACCTAGTGCAGGTCTCGTCAGCTCAGACAGCGGCGCAGCTGCTCCCGGGATTCCAACTCAACTTGCTCCAGTCCCTGTTTGGAGAAcaacgtcaaaaatttgatttttacgACAAACTGGATGAAACCAAGATTGTCGGCGGCTCCGACTCGCCATCTCCAGCCGATGATGAGATTCATAGCAATTCAGATGAAACTATTCAAGATACTTTGTTTTCCATCAATATTAAACCAGAACCGGAAATT GATTCAATTGCATCCTCCCCGGATATGGCAAACTCAATGCGCGAATCATTGTCCTCGACCTCCCCAAAGCTTCTCAGCGGGCTCGACCTCGGAGCATTCAGCACCCACTCATCATCCACCAACTCCATGCAAAACGCCAACTCATCAG CGGCTCGCTCACGCCTGATGTTCGACCCACTCACCGAGCTACCCGTCCTCGAAAAATGGTTCGAAGAGAATCCTCACCCGACATGGATGCAAATCGATCAGTACACACAATGCTTGAACAACTGCGCTTATCGAGAGAATTATCCGCATATTAGTCAGCACAATGTGAAG ATCTGGTTCAAAAATCGACGTGCAAAATGCAAGCGATTGTTGAATGGAATGCAGGAAAAGCTTGAGCAGAAGGTTTTcgtataa
- the dve-1 gene encoding Homeobox protein dve-1 (Confirmed by transcript evidence) encodes MNNYLSQLNQSPFRKNNSKISYQQICNWFTQKRSSSRTLAPVDLVQVSSAQTAAQLLPGFQLNLLQSLFGEQRQKFDFYDKLDETKIVGGSDSPSPADDEIHSNSDETIQDTLFSINIKPEPEIDSIASSPDMANSMRESLSSTSPKLLSGLDLGAFSTHSSSTNSMQNANSSAARSRLMFDPLTELPVLEKWFEENPHPTWMQIDQYTQCLNNCAYRENYPHISQHNVKIWFKNRRAKCKRLLNGMQEKLEQKVFV; translated from the exons atgaacaattacTTAAGCCAGCTCAATCAGAGTCCGTTCAGAAAGAACAATTCCAAGATCAGCTATCAACAG ATTTGCAATTGGTTCACACAAAAACGCTCGAGTTCCCGTACCTTAGCTCCAGTAGACCTAGTGCAGGTCTCGTCAGCTCAGACAGCGGCGCAGCTGCTCCCGGGATTCCAACTCAACTTGCTCCAGTCCCTGTTTGGAGAAcaacgtcaaaaatttgatttttacgACAAACTGGATGAAACCAAGATTGTCGGCGGCTCCGACTCGCCATCTCCAGCCGATGATGAGATTCATAGCAATTCAGATGAAACTATTCAAGATACTTTGTTTTCCATCAATATTAAACCAGAACCGGAAATT GATTCAATTGCATCCTCCCCGGATATGGCAAACTCAATGCGCGAATCATTGTCCTCGACCTCCCCAAAGCTTCTCAGCGGGCTCGACCTCGGAGCATTCAGCACCCACTCATCATCCACCAACTCCATGCAAAACGCCAACTCATCAG CGGCTCGCTCACGCCTGATGTTCGACCCACTCACCGAGCTACCCGTCCTCGAAAAATGGTTCGAAGAGAATCCTCACCCGACATGGATGCAAATCGATCAGTACACACAATGCTTGAACAACTGCGCTTATCGAGAGAATTATCCGCATATTAGTCAGCACAATGTGAAG ATCTGGTTCAAAAATCGACGTGCAAAATGCAAGCGATTGTTGAATGGAATGCAGGAAAAGCTTGAGCAGAAGGTTTTcgtataa
- the dve-1 gene encoding Homeobox protein dve-1 (Confirmed by transcript evidence), protein MNNYLSQLNQSPFRKNNSKISYQQICNWFTQKRSSSRTLAPVDLVQVSSAQTAAQLLPGFQLNLLQSLFGEQRQKFDFYDKLDETKIVGGSDSPSPADDEIHSNSDETIQDTLFSINIKPEPEIDSIASSPDMANSMRESLSSTSPKLLSGLDLGAFSTHSSSTNSMQNANSSVFSAARSRLMFDPLTELPVLEKWFEENPHPTWMQIDQYTQCLNNCAYRENYPHISQHNVKIWFKNRRAKCKRLLNGMQEKLEQKVFV, encoded by the exons atgaacaattacTTAAGCCAGCTCAATCAGAGTCCGTTCAGAAAGAACAATTCCAAGATCAGCTATCAACAG ATTTGCAATTGGTTCACACAAAAACGCTCGAGTTCCCGTACCTTAGCTCCAGTAGACCTAGTGCAGGTCTCGTCAGCTCAGACAGCGGCGCAGCTGCTCCCGGGATTCCAACTCAACTTGCTCCAGTCCCTGTTTGGAGAAcaacgtcaaaaatttgatttttacgACAAACTGGATGAAACCAAGATTGTCGGCGGCTCCGACTCGCCATCTCCAGCCGATGATGAGATTCATAGCAATTCAGATGAAACTATTCAAGATACTTTGTTTTCCATCAATATTAAACCAGAACCGGAAATT GATTCAATTGCATCCTCCCCGGATATGGCAAACTCAATGCGCGAATCATTGTCCTCGACCTCCCCAAAGCTTCTCAGCGGGCTCGACCTCGGAGCATTCAGCACCCACTCATCATCCACCAACTCCATGCAAAACGCCAACTCATCAG TGTTTTCAGCGGCTCGCTCACGCCTGATGTTCGACCCACTCACCGAGCTACCCGTCCTCGAAAAATGGTTCGAAGAGAATCCTCACCCGACATGGATGCAAATCGATCAGTACACACAATGCTTGAACAACTGCGCTTATCGAGAGAATTATCCGCATATTAGTCAGCACAATGTGAAG ATCTGGTTCAAAAATCGACGTGCAAAATGCAAGCGATTGTTGAATGGAATGCAGGAAAAGCTTGAGCAGAAGGTTTTcgtataa
- the F52D1.2 gene encoding Gag-pol polyprotein (Confirmed by transcript evidence), whose protein sequence is MNNTTKSKNLSGDFQRPRLSRQNAVVQERDSNSAMEKIKTKSCDTETSPVAKSPSSNMSSAKEERIIKID, encoded by the exons ATGAACAACACCACCAAGTCAAAAAACTTATCCGGAGATTTTCAGCGTCCGCGTCTAAGTCGACAG aacgcGGTTGTTCAAGAACGAGATTCAAACTCAgctatggaaaaaataaagacaAAG TCTTGTGACACTGAAACTTCTCCAGTTGCCAAGTCACCATCAAGTAATATGAGTTCTGCAAAAGAAGAACGGATTATCAAAATTGattag